A window of Epinephelus moara isolate mb chromosome 15, YSFRI_EMoa_1.0, whole genome shotgun sequence genomic DNA:
TGAGGTTCAAGCAAGAAGAGCCTTCATTGACAGTGATGCCCTGAAAGAAGGGGACAGGCCAACAAAGATCCTAGATGCATATCTGTGTTTCAAGGACCTTCATCATGTAAGCAGTTAACTAACTGTTTGGGTTTATTACCAAAAAAAGCATTGTTGCCGGTTTTAACGCTTTCTTGCATTATAGGTGATGGGTGAGCTGCGGCTGATCCTGGATAAGGGCAACAGCAAATTCACAGATGAAGTAAAGAAGATGGGAAGACTTCTACTCCAAGGTGCAATTTTACGGTGTTTGGAAGAAAGTAATGAAGCCACCCATGACCCTGGATGTAGGTTGATCATTTTGCTGTGTCTCTAATACACTGTGACCGTTACCTCAGACATGGGTGTGAATAGGACTGTGTATGTaatgctaaataaataaaccctgAATGATGATACTTTTCAtggtgacaaaataaaaattatttgtGAATGACACAAACCTGATAATAGCCGAGAAGGGTAACTTTGAACTAAAAGTTcatctgttctgttctgttctagTGAAATACGCCATTGCCCTGTTCAGGGCACTCCCCACACTCTTTCCTTCACCAACTGCACCGCCTAAGAAGCTGGGACATGCCAGTGAGGCATTGCTGAATAACCTTCAGGTGAGGGTTTGTTGCATATTTAGTTACATTAAACACTTATTTTTCATCTGCTACTATGTCAGCAAGGACTTGCTTTATGGTTTGTCAGAGCATTGTCTCTATCATGTACAACAATTCCTAAAAAATGTAGTGGCCCACTGTCATAAAACAGTTACTGAGGCAAGAGCCATTCTTTTAATGATTTCATAGATTTAAAACTAGTAGTCCCTAAAAtaattctctgttttctcttctttctttcttttttttgtttctgtagcCAACAGAGGATCCCACCATCTACCTCCAGAAGAGAGCTCTCTCCATCCCTTTTTTGCTCTTTGATAGATCCAGCTGTCTTGTCGCAATTGGAACTACTCCCTACCCAACACCACATATGCCAAGGAATACCTCAGTGAAGGTGTGCTTTATCTGATGGGTTACTACTACACTCGCCCACGCATCTTACACATCCAAAGTGTGTAGCAAGTGTGCCCGGCGTCTGCGCGccgccagcctgcgctcgaattgaatttttttttatttgaccgCAACGcactgtgacgacacctcgcCGCGTCCAATAGTGTggagtgtggaaaaaaaaatggcgGAAAAATTCAGATCAACagcaagatggaggagaaaataATTATGGCTGTGTGCCTCTGTGACAAGCTCTGGGACACAAGATTGCAGGCGTATCGCGACCTTCACAAGAAGGCACAAAAGTGGAGAGAAATCTCCACCAATTTGGGCCTACCAGGTGTGTTTAAAAGTGGTAGAAATGTGATAGTTTTTTNNNNNNNNNNNNNNNNNNNNNNNNNNNNNNNNNNNNNNNNNNNNNNNNNNNNNNNNNNNNNNNNNNNNNNNNNNNNNNNNNNNNNN
This region includes:
- the LOC126401633 gene encoding uncharacterized protein LOC126401633, with amino-acid sequence MKHMNIYKNFHKRLQNMKSPQKRQGPTPERGQPKKRRHIDLSSRDNGEDYDTDSSDQDSLTAQARHYKTLREMYRKSKPNQDAVSQVLALEVQARRAFIDSDALKEGDRPTKILDAYLCFKDLHHVMGELRLILDKGNSKFTDEVKKMGRLLLQVKYAIALFRALPTLFPSPTAPPKKLGHASEALLNNLQPTEDPTIYLQKRALSIPFLLFDRSSCLVAIGTTPYPTPHMPRNTSVKVCFI